One Primulina tabacum isolate GXHZ01 chromosome 10, ASM2559414v2, whole genome shotgun sequence DNA segment encodes these proteins:
- the LOC142506067 gene encoding transcription factor MYBS3-like isoform X2 encodes MRVKMGRKCSHCGNIGHNSRTCNTSSKEPNGGVRLFGVQIDISSVFSTRIKKSLGLDCLSSISPLSPSTSLSSSMFSISENSDKTSTGYQSDGPLDRAPERKKGVPWREEEHRMFLLGLEKLGKGDWRGISRNFVTSRTPTQVASHAQKYFLRQGSINQKKRRSSLFDMYNIDLGWRYQFSASD; translated from the exons ATGCGGGTGAAAATGGGCAGAAAATGCTCACATTGTGGGAATATTGGCCACAATTCAAGAACTTGCAACACCTCTTCCAAAGAGCCTAATGGTGGAGTTAGGCTTTTTGGTGTCCAAATTGACATCTCCTCCGTCTTTTCAACTCGTATCAAGAAAAGTCTTGGTTTGGATTGCTTATCCTCTATATCGCCCTTATCTCCTTCAACCTCCTTATCTTCGTCGATGTTTTCCATCAGTGAGAATTCTGATAAGACATCAACTGGCTACCAATCCGATGGCCCGTTAGATCGAGCACCCGAAAGAAAGAAAG GAGTTCCATGGAGAGAAGAGGAACATCGCATGTTCCTACTCGGACTCGAGAAGCTCGGGAAAGGAGATTGGAGGGGGATTTCAAGAAACTTTGTGACTTCCAGGACTCCAACTCAAGTTGCTAGCCATGCTCAGAAGTATTTTCTCCGACAGGGCAGCATCAACCAGAAAAAACGACGCTCTAGCCTTTTCGATATG TATAACATTGATTTAGGTTGGAGATATCAGTTTAGTGCATCAGACTGA
- the LOC142506067 gene encoding transcription factor MYBS3-like isoform X1: MRVKMGRKCSHCGNIGHNSRTCNTSSKEPNGGVRLFGVQIDISSVFSTRIKKSLGLDCLSSISPLSPSTSLSSSMFSISENSDKTSTGYQSDGPLDRAPERKKGVPWREEEHRMFLLGLEKLGKGDWRGISRNFVTSRTPTQVASHAQKYFLRQGSINQKKRRSSLFDMVGDISLVHQTEHDAGLEEKFLQIESRISRGHESISQCFPEKCLLGL, translated from the exons ATGCGGGTGAAAATGGGCAGAAAATGCTCACATTGTGGGAATATTGGCCACAATTCAAGAACTTGCAACACCTCTTCCAAAGAGCCTAATGGTGGAGTTAGGCTTTTTGGTGTCCAAATTGACATCTCCTCCGTCTTTTCAACTCGTATCAAGAAAAGTCTTGGTTTGGATTGCTTATCCTCTATATCGCCCTTATCTCCTTCAACCTCCTTATCTTCGTCGATGTTTTCCATCAGTGAGAATTCTGATAAGACATCAACTGGCTACCAATCCGATGGCCCGTTAGATCGAGCACCCGAAAGAAAGAAAG GAGTTCCATGGAGAGAAGAGGAACATCGCATGTTCCTACTCGGACTCGAGAAGCTCGGGAAAGGAGATTGGAGGGGGATTTCAAGAAACTTTGTGACTTCCAGGACTCCAACTCAAGTTGCTAGCCATGCTCAGAAGTATTTTCTCCGACAGGGCAGCATCAACCAGAAAAAACGACGCTCTAGCCTTTTCGATATG GTTGGAGATATCAGTTTAGTGCATCAGACTGAACATGATGCCGGTTTGGAGGAAAAATTCCTCCAAATTGAGTCAAGAATTTCACGAGGACATGAATCCATTTCACAATGCTTCCCAGAAAAATGTCTTTTGGGCTTATGA
- the LOC142505886 gene encoding putative acyl-[acyl-carrier-protein]--UDP-N-acetylglucosamine O-acyltransferase, mitochondrial isoform X2, giving the protein MMGAIVGDDLPGRTFIGCNNIIGHHAVLGIKCQDMKYKLGTECFLEIGDNNEIREHASIHRSSRPSDRTVIGDNNLIMGSCHIAHDCKVGNNNIFANNTLLAGHVTVEDYTHTAGASVIHQFCHIGSFSFIGGGSVVSQDVPRYTMVSGERAELRGLNLEGLHRRGFSVLEIKSLRAAYRKIFMPSDGNMRSFEDRLTELEKDAELNQVSAVCYMVKSIRDSFAEERRGICKYRSWSGS; this is encoded by the exons ATGAT GGGTGCAATAGTTGGGGATGATCTTCCAGGTAGAACATTTATTGGATGTAACAATATTATTGGACATCATGCTGTGTTGGGGATTAAATGCCAAGATATGAAATACAAG CTAGGGACTGAGTGCTTCCTTGAAATTGGTGACAACAATGAGATCAGAGAACATGCATCAATCCATCGATCTTCGAGGCCTAGTGACAGAACA GTGATTGGCGATAACAATCTTATTATGGGATCTTGTCACATAGCCCATGACTGCAAAGTGggtaataacaatatttttgcAAATAATACTCTACTGGCTGGACATGTTACCGTGGAG GACTACACTCATACAGCTGGGGCAAGTGTCATCCATCAGTTTTGTCATATTGGTTCTTTTTCTTTCATTGGTGGTGGTTCTGTG GTTTCTCAAGATGTACCAAGGTACACAATGGTCTCTGGTGAAAGAGCTGAACTGCGTGGATTAAATCTGGAAGGTCTGCACCGTCGTGGGTTTTCAGTTCTAGAG ATAAAGAGCTTGCGAGCGGCttatagaaaaatatttatgccaagtgatggaaatatgaggAGCTTCGAAGACCGTCTGACTGAATTG GAGAAGGATGCTGAATTGAATCAAGTCTCAGCGGTTTGTTATATGGTAAAATCCATTCGAGACTCCTTCGCAGAAGAGCGTCGTGGCATCTGCAAATATAGGTCCTGGAGTGGATCTTGA
- the LOC142505886 gene encoding putative acyl-[acyl-carrier-protein]--UDP-N-acetylglucosamine O-acyltransferase, mitochondrial isoform X1, translated as MNSLLRIRRPFSFGVSKLQFFCTSLSNAKEEEGLSCTGIGTKPSFIHPSAVVHPEAVLGQGVSIGPFCTVGPSVKLGNACKLCPGSHVSGHTEIGDDCILMMGAIVGDDLPGRTFIGCNNIIGHHAVLGIKCQDMKYKLGTECFLEIGDNNEIREHASIHRSSRPSDRTVIGDNNLIMGSCHIAHDCKVGNNNIFANNTLLAGHVTVEDYTHTAGASVIHQFCHIGSFSFIGGGSVVSQDVPRYTMVSGERAELRGLNLEGLHRRGFSVLEIKSLRAAYRKIFMPSDGNMRSFEDRLTELEKDAELNQVSAVCYMVKSIRDSFAEERRGICKYRSWSGS; from the exons ATGAATTCACTCTTAAGAATTCGCAGACCATTTTCTTTTGGTGTCAGCAAGCTCCAATTCTTCTGCACTTCACTCTCCA ATGCTAAGGAAGAAGAGGGATTGAGCTGCACTGGGATAGGAACAAAACCAAGTTTCATACACCCCTCTGCGGTTGTTCATCCGGAAGCGGTTCTCGGCCAG GGTGTTTCAATTGGCCCTTTTTGTACAGTTGGCCCTTCGGTGAAGTTGGGGAATGCTTGTAAGTTATGCCCTGGGAGCCATGTGTCTGGACATACAGAAATAGGGGATGACTGCATTTTGATGAT GGGTGCAATAGTTGGGGATGATCTTCCAGGTAGAACATTTATTGGATGTAACAATATTATTGGACATCATGCTGTGTTGGGGATTAAATGCCAAGATATGAAATACAAG CTAGGGACTGAGTGCTTCCTTGAAATTGGTGACAACAATGAGATCAGAGAACATGCATCAATCCATCGATCTTCGAGGCCTAGTGACAGAACA GTGATTGGCGATAACAATCTTATTATGGGATCTTGTCACATAGCCCATGACTGCAAAGTGggtaataacaatatttttgcAAATAATACTCTACTGGCTGGACATGTTACCGTGGAG GACTACACTCATACAGCTGGGGCAAGTGTCATCCATCAGTTTTGTCATATTGGTTCTTTTTCTTTCATTGGTGGTGGTTCTGTG GTTTCTCAAGATGTACCAAGGTACACAATGGTCTCTGGTGAAAGAGCTGAACTGCGTGGATTAAATCTGGAAGGTCTGCACCGTCGTGGGTTTTCAGTTCTAGAG ATAAAGAGCTTGCGAGCGGCttatagaaaaatatttatgccaagtgatggaaatatgaggAGCTTCGAAGACCGTCTGACTGAATTG GAGAAGGATGCTGAATTGAATCAAGTCTCAGCGGTTTGTTATATGGTAAAATCCATTCGAGACTCCTTCGCAGAAGAGCGTCGTGGCATCTGCAAATATAGGTCCTGGAGTGGATCTTGA